The following are encoded together in the Piscinibacter lacus genome:
- the bcsZ gene encoding cellulose synthase complex periplasmic endoglucanase BcsZ yields MRAWILALLVLLLPGCAPAASPAEWQTSWRAYKKEFLSPDGRVVDPLGLVTTSEGQAYGMFFALVADDRAAFDKLLAWTQSNLAGGDLSRQLPAWRWGQLGGERWGVLDENSASDADLWMAYALIEAERLWKQPRYGQLGRALLDLIARDEVLLLPPWGPTLMLGRVGSSQGEGRYLLNPSYLTLPLFLRLAEADPAGPWQGLADAMPAFLAKLAPIGLAPDWVIYNAAQQRFEGAPSGRSGSYDAIRVYLWAGLSHPASPGAPAISQTLKGMAQAVARHGQVPREVDPSDGSLRGQGPVGFSAALLPLLRQLGLADGPLQQDVKRQRQKSGLYGQPAMYYDQNLALFALGHLGGVYRFDAQGRLQRGGGAR; encoded by the coding sequence ATGCGTGCGTGGATCCTCGCCCTGCTCGTCCTGTTGCTGCCCGGCTGCGCGCCGGCCGCCTCGCCGGCGGAGTGGCAGACGAGCTGGCGGGCCTACAAGAAGGAATTCCTGAGCCCGGACGGCCGGGTCGTCGATCCCCTGGGCCTCGTCACCACCTCGGAGGGCCAGGCCTACGGCATGTTCTTCGCGCTGGTGGCCGACGACCGCGCGGCCTTCGACAAGCTCCTGGCCTGGACCCAGTCCAACCTGGCGGGCGGCGACCTCAGCCGTCAACTGCCGGCCTGGCGCTGGGGCCAGCTCGGGGGCGAGCGCTGGGGCGTGCTCGACGAGAACAGCGCCTCCGACGCCGACCTGTGGATGGCCTATGCCCTGATCGAGGCCGAGCGCCTGTGGAAGCAGCCGCGCTATGGCCAGCTCGGCCGCGCGCTGCTCGACCTGATCGCCCGCGACGAGGTGCTGCTGCTGCCGCCCTGGGGCCCCACGCTGATGCTGGGCCGGGTCGGCAGCTCGCAGGGCGAAGGCCGCTACCTGCTCAACCCCAGCTACCTCACGCTGCCGCTCTTTCTGCGCCTGGCCGAGGCCGATCCGGCCGGCCCCTGGCAGGGCCTGGCCGATGCGATGCCGGCCTTCCTCGCCAAGCTCGCGCCCATCGGCCTGGCGCCGGACTGGGTCATCTACAACGCCGCCCAGCAGCGCTTCGAGGGCGCGCCCAGCGGCCGCAGCGGCAGCTACGACGCCATCCGCGTCTACCTCTGGGCCGGCCTCAGCCATCCCGCCAGCCCGGGGGCGCCCGCCATCAGCCAGACGCTCAAGGGCATGGCCCAGGCCGTGGCGCGCCATGGCCAGGTGCCGCGCGAGGTCGATCCCTCCGACGGCAGCCTGCGCGGCCAGGGGCCGGTGGGCTTCAGCGCGGCCCTGCTGCCGCTGCTGCGCCAGCTCGGCCTGGCCGACGGCCCGCTGCAGCAGGACGTGAAGCGGCAACGCCAGAAGAGCGGCCTCTACGGCCAACCCGCCATGTATTACGACCAGAACCTGGCGCTGTTCGCTCTGGGCCATCTCGGCGGTGTCTACCGCTTTGATGCCCAGGGCCGCTTGCAGCGCGGTGGAGGTGCACGATGA
- a CDS encoding cellulose synthase subunit BcsC-related outer membrane protein, protein MSLRPMTTSTLPSRPLLLVAALAAAWALPSQAQDATRRLQDELLSMQAESEKLDQQLRLVRQIEDMRRQLAEKRAALIRSLNGEDLPAEALVVRERGEAASLRDAPSLREVAAPAEPAGPRGRVSTALSGQAPRAQSLEARPAAAEAPVLAASPRAELPARAPVAPRSPAPPPVAPAPSPSLAEIYGVRPAAPAAAAAAPAARLAQTEPPAAPPRSAAAAGLNARERQDTERRIAELKARMSGWLDGGASYRQRSGTEGLSTLSEIDVRAEGSTVLGALGRVTASATVVNLDAGGPASSADAALVGTNLGRVGTPIAPESTATGLALNLQLDQGSWQVDVGTTPLGFPLSTWVGGLVWSPSGTPLRLELARRPITDSLLSYAGLDDPVTGDTWGGVISHSVQIGAYDSDGDYQPYGSVLFGTLNGTDVVSNRRFQANAGVRVPLDLGSDQDQIEIGADLLVMSYQRNLSGFTYGHGGYFSPREYYRPSLTAAWTHGGDDVVWSLKGRLGWQMAREDDSPYFPNRPSLQRSTGNRFYEAQRNTGAAYGLEGAAAWRMSPNLKAGGWLRTEYSPNYNDVAGGLYLQYFFDAQPSPPELHTNWPGQP, encoded by the coding sequence ATGAGCCTGCGACCGATGACGACTTCGACGCTGCCTTCCCGCCCCCTGCTGCTGGTCGCTGCCCTGGCCGCCGCCTGGGCCCTGCCCAGCCAGGCCCAGGACGCCACCCGCCGCCTGCAGGACGAACTGCTGTCCATGCAGGCCGAGAGCGAGAAGCTCGACCAGCAGCTCCGCCTGGTGCGGCAGATCGAGGACATGCGCCGCCAGCTTGCCGAGAAGCGCGCCGCGCTGATCCGCAGCCTGAATGGCGAGGACCTGCCGGCCGAGGCCCTGGTCGTGCGCGAGCGCGGCGAAGCCGCCAGCCTGCGCGATGCTCCCAGCCTGCGCGAGGTGGCCGCCCCGGCCGAGCCGGCCGGCCCGCGCGGCCGGGTCAGCACCGCGCTGTCGGGCCAGGCGCCGCGCGCCCAGTCCCTCGAAGCCCGGCCGGCAGCGGCCGAAGCCCCCGTCCTCGCCGCCAGCCCGCGGGCCGAGCTGCCCGCCCGTGCCCCGGTCGCGCCGCGCAGCCCCGCGCCGCCGCCCGTGGCGCCGGCGCCCAGCCCCTCGCTGGCCGAGATCTACGGCGTGCGGCCCGCCGCGCCGGCCGCGGCTGCTGCCGCCCCGGCCGCCCGCCTGGCGCAGACCGAGCCGCCCGCCGCCCCGCCCCGGTCCGCCGCCGCAGCCGGCCTGAATGCCCGCGAGCGCCAGGACACCGAGCGCCGCATCGCCGAGCTGAAGGCGCGCATGAGCGGCTGGCTGGACGGCGGCGCGTCCTACCGCCAGCGCTCGGGCACCGAGGGCCTGAGCACGCTCAGCGAGATCGATGTGCGGGCCGAGGGCTCCACCGTGCTCGGCGCCCTGGGCCGTGTCACCGCCTCGGCCACCGTGGTCAACCTCGATGCCGGAGGCCCGGCCAGCAGCGCCGATGCGGCCCTGGTCGGCACCAACCTCGGCCGGGTCGGCACGCCGATCGCGCCCGAGAGCACGGCCACCGGCCTGGCGCTCAATCTGCAACTCGACCAGGGAAGCTGGCAGGTCGATGTCGGCACCACGCCGCTGGGCTTTCCGCTCAGCACCTGGGTCGGCGGCCTGGTCTGGTCGCCCAGCGGCACGCCGCTGCGCCTGGAGCTGGCGCGCCGGCCGATCACCGACAGCCTGCTGTCCTATGCCGGCCTCGACGATCCGGTCACTGGCGACACCTGGGGCGGCGTGATCAGCCACAGCGTGCAGATCGGCGCCTACGACAGCGACGGCGATTACCAACCCTACGGCTCGGTGCTCTTCGGCACGCTCAACGGCACCGACGTGGTCAGCAACCGCCGCTTCCAGGCCAATGCCGGCGTGCGGGTGCCGCTGGACCTCGGCTCGGACCAGGACCAGATCGAGATCGGCGCCGACCTGCTGGTGATGAGCTACCAGCGCAACCTCAGCGGCTTCACCTACGGCCACGGCGGCTACTTCAGCCCGCGCGAGTACTACCGGCCCAGCCTGACCGCCGCCTGGACGCACGGTGGCGACGACGTGGTCTGGAGCCTGAAGGGCCGCCTGGGCTGGCAGATGGCCCGCGAGGACGACAGCCCCTACTTCCCGAACCGCCCCAGCCTGCAACGCAGCACCGGCAACCGCTTTTATGAAGCGCAGCGCAACACCGGCGCGGCCTATGGCCTGGAAGGCGCCGCGGCCTGGCGCATGAGCCCCAACCTGAAGGCCGGCGGCTGGCTGCGCACCGAGTACAGCCCGAACTACAACGACGTGGCCGGCGGCCTCTACCTGCAGTACTTCTTCGACGCCCAGCCCAGCCCGCCCGAGCTGCACACCAACTGGCCGGGCCAGCCCTGA
- the bcsA gene encoding UDP-forming cellulose synthase catalytic subunit, with amino-acid sequence MTIEKNKPLRGLGSGFAFWVTVLLVLAVMAPMVVVPLDWQGQTLISVLLCVFAWITARRMQGRRWVTLVLIGISIYLTSRYAYWRFTETLGFDDPRYGWVDYVATFALLGAEVYAWVILFLGYMQTARPLNRKPVPIERPLEDWPHVDVYIPTYNEPLSVVEPTIIAALHIDWPRDKLHVHVLDDGTRDEFRAFAERVGAGYIVRAQHTHAKAGNLNHAITKTHGEFIAIFDCDHVPARSFLQVTMGWMLRDPKIALLQTPHHFYSPDPFERNLGLFHVVPNEGELFYGIVQDGNDLWDATFFCGSCAVMRRDALEGIGGIAVETVTEDAHTALKLQRLGWRTAYLNIPQAAGLATENLASHVGQRIRWARGMTQIFRIDNPLLGRGLSLWQRLCYLNAMAHFLFSIPRLVFLTAPLAFLLLDLRVLSAYALTFAAYSLPHLVMANMTNSIIQGSHRHSFWSEVYETVLAPYILLPTLLALVNPKLGKFNVTAKGGLIEKAYFDRRIARPYMILWGLNFAGLVAAAVRLGLGAGEETATVWMTAIWTVYNMVIIGAVLAVAREQRQLRDHVRVPLEVPVQLSSPRGLQAAQTVDMSDGGLSLRSLDPRRPLTFEEGSELLLDWSGETHALPVRWVAGDGASAPMRLAFLDLQLPERVNVVRLLYTRADAWLGLGESREPDRPLASLGLLARLAWRGSRGMVGSLLGGRSAPAAALLLALGGLGAGLLPGPAEAAPARRPAPVEIVEQAPPPGPGFSGQWTLAQMGLRQGMRLSGVNGQQALYFDIPQEKLVRSASVTVKLRHSPALLAKLSQINVYLNGSLQSTYSVTTSAEGASDKLDTRVFEVPLDVYALKGSNSLSFQLLGHYTLTCEDPTHSSLWAEILPDTLLRLDGSVLRLSDRLRRLPAPFLQRWGQGQPEPVQVQLPANPGGPVLEAAGIVASWIGTTARNATPRFRVAEGASLPRGHVIALISSAAGLPAWAEGMGLPQATGPMLLVRDHPSDVGSSVLLLYGRNGDELRSAAQALALGQHGLAGDETLVRELNLPAPRGINDAPRWASTSRPIKLGELVELERLQVSNAGYVNVPFQLPPDLFFWNRKSAPLTLAYTYNPTPLGKQSALTVNVNDLFAGSSPLSGSLDAASQAVEYTIGLPTDRLYPQDNKLDIYFGFQIAKEGECKDTTPDTLRGALLADSKLDLVGVPNFIKLPNLAVFGNGGYPYTRQVDFARTAVVMGDSVSPGAASLFLSLMAHWGGQTGYPALRLSVLNPAEAQAQADKDLIVFGEPGRQPLLSSWGEHLPLRVGSSGGVQQQELVWSWSRLARLQPWWQTFDGEVGAGALGQLLGQGVWPQALIQQIVSPLHDERSASLLIARDAEGWNLLAQALLDGEARAGVFGNVSVLTGDGKTRSFIVESPDYTLGSLPPWTWLSWRLHHAPWVIAVVVALAALLQAFILGIWLRRRSRRRLGEKA; translated from the coding sequence ATGACGATTGAGAAGAACAAGCCCCTGCGGGGGCTGGGGAGCGGCTTTGCCTTCTGGGTGACCGTGCTGCTCGTGCTGGCGGTGATGGCGCCGATGGTGGTGGTGCCGCTGGACTGGCAGGGCCAGACCCTCATCTCGGTGCTGCTCTGCGTCTTCGCCTGGATCACGGCGCGGCGCATGCAGGGCCGGCGCTGGGTGACGCTGGTGCTGATCGGCATCTCGATCTACCTCACCTCGCGCTACGCCTACTGGCGCTTCACCGAGACCCTGGGCTTCGACGACCCGCGCTACGGCTGGGTCGACTACGTCGCCACCTTCGCGCTGCTCGGCGCCGAGGTCTATGCCTGGGTCATCCTCTTCCTCGGCTACATGCAGACCGCGCGGCCGCTGAACCGCAAGCCGGTGCCGATCGAGCGGCCGCTTGAGGACTGGCCGCATGTCGATGTCTACATCCCCACCTACAACGAGCCGCTGTCGGTGGTGGAGCCGACCATCATCGCCGCGCTGCACATCGACTGGCCGCGCGACAAGCTGCATGTCCACGTGCTCGACGACGGCACGCGCGATGAATTCCGCGCCTTTGCCGAGCGTGTCGGCGCCGGCTACATCGTCCGCGCGCAGCACACCCATGCCAAGGCCGGCAACCTCAACCATGCGATAACGAAGACGCACGGCGAGTTCATCGCCATCTTCGACTGCGACCACGTGCCGGCCCGCTCCTTCCTGCAGGTCACCATGGGCTGGATGCTGCGCGACCCGAAGATCGCGCTGCTCCAGACGCCCCACCACTTCTATTCGCCGGACCCCTTCGAGCGCAACCTCGGCCTCTTCCACGTCGTGCCCAACGAGGGCGAGCTGTTCTACGGCATCGTGCAGGACGGCAACGACCTCTGGGATGCCACCTTCTTCTGCGGCTCCTGCGCGGTGATGCGCCGCGACGCGCTGGAAGGCATCGGCGGCATCGCCGTCGAGACCGTCACCGAGGACGCCCACACCGCGCTCAAGCTGCAACGCCTGGGCTGGCGCACGGCGTACCTGAACATCCCGCAGGCCGCAGGCCTTGCCACCGAGAACCTGGCCAGCCACGTGGGCCAGCGCATCCGCTGGGCGCGCGGCATGACGCAGATCTTCCGCATCGACAACCCGCTGCTCGGCCGCGGGCTCAGCCTGTGGCAGCGCCTGTGCTACCTGAACGCGATGGCGCACTTCCTGTTTTCGATCCCGCGCCTCGTCTTCCTCACCGCACCGCTGGCCTTCCTGCTGCTCGACCTGCGGGTGCTCAGCGCCTATGCGCTGACCTTCGCCGCCTACTCGCTGCCCCACCTGGTCATGGCCAACATGACCAACTCCATCATCCAGGGCAGCCACCGGCATTCCTTCTGGAGCGAGGTCTACGAGACCGTGCTCGCGCCCTACATCCTGCTGCCGACGCTGCTGGCGCTCGTCAACCCCAAGCTGGGCAAGTTCAACGTCACGGCCAAGGGCGGCCTGATCGAGAAGGCCTATTTCGACCGCCGCATCGCCCGGCCCTACATGATCCTGTGGGGCCTGAACTTCGCCGGCCTGGTGGCGGCTGCCGTGCGCCTGGGCCTGGGGGCCGGCGAGGAGACCGCCACCGTCTGGATGACCGCCATCTGGACCGTCTACAACATGGTGATCATCGGCGCCGTTCTGGCCGTGGCCCGCGAGCAGCGCCAGTTGCGCGACCACGTGCGCGTGCCGCTGGAGGTGCCGGTGCAGCTCAGCAGCCCGCGCGGCCTGCAGGCGGCGCAGACGGTCGACATGTCCGACGGCGGCCTCAGCCTGCGCAGCCTCGATCCCCGCCGCCCGCTGACCTTCGAGGAAGGCAGCGAGCTGCTGCTCGACTGGAGCGGCGAGACCCATGCCCTGCCGGTTCGCTGGGTCGCTGGCGATGGCGCCTCGGCCCCGATGCGCCTGGCCTTCCTTGATCTGCAACTTCCGGAGCGTGTCAACGTGGTCCGACTCCTCTACACCCGTGCCGACGCCTGGCTCGGCCTGGGCGAATCCCGCGAGCCGGACCGCCCGCTGGCCAGCCTGGGCCTGCTTGCCCGCCTGGCCTGGCGCGGCAGCCGCGGCATGGTCGGCAGCCTGCTGGGCGGCCGCAGTGCCCCCGCAGCGGCGCTGCTGCTGGCCCTGGGGGGCCTGGGCGCCGGCCTGCTGCCCGGCCCGGCCGAAGCCGCCCCCGCGCGCCGCCCGGCGCCGGTGGAGATCGTCGAGCAAGCGCCGCCGCCCGGCCCCGGCTTCTCCGGCCAGTGGACCCTGGCCCAGATGGGCCTGCGCCAGGGCATGCGCCTGAGCGGCGTCAACGGCCAGCAGGCGCTGTACTTCGACATCCCGCAGGAGAAGCTGGTGCGTTCGGCCAGCGTCACCGTCAAGCTGCGCCATTCGCCTGCGCTGCTGGCCAAGCTCAGCCAGATCAACGTCTACCTGAACGGCTCGCTGCAATCGACCTATTCGGTCACCACCTCGGCCGAGGGGGCCAGCGACAAGCTCGACACCCGCGTGTTCGAGGTGCCGCTCGACGTGTATGCCCTCAAGGGCAGCAACAGCCTGTCCTTCCAGCTCCTCGGCCACTACACCCTGACCTGCGAGGACCCGACGCACAGCTCGCTGTGGGCCGAGATCCTGCCCGACACCCTGCTGCGCCTGGACGGCAGCGTGCTGCGCCTGAGCGACCGCCTGCGCCGCCTGCCCGCGCCCTTCCTGCAGCGCTGGGGCCAGGGCCAGCCCGAGCCGGTGCAGGTGCAGTTGCCGGCCAACCCCGGCGGCCCGGTGCTGGAGGCGGCAGGCATCGTCGCTTCCTGGATCGGCACCACCGCGCGCAATGCCACGCCGCGCTTCCGCGTGGCCGAAGGCGCCAGCCTGCCGCGCGGCCATGTCATCGCCCTGATCAGCAGCGCCGCCGGCCTGCCCGCCTGGGCCGAGGGCATGGGCCTGCCCCAGGCCACCGGGCCGATGCTGCTGGTGCGCGACCACCCCAGCGATGTCGGCAGCTCGGTGCTGCTGCTCTACGGCCGCAACGGCGACGAGCTGCGCAGCGCCGCCCAGGCCCTGGCCCTGGGCCAGCATGGCCTGGCGGGCGACGAGACCCTGGTGCGCGAGCTGAACCTGCCTGCGCCGCGCGGCATCAACGATGCGCCGCGCTGGGCCTCCACGTCGCGGCCGATCAAGCTCGGCGAGCTGGTCGAGCTGGAGCGCCTGCAAGTCAGCAATGCCGGCTATGTGAACGTGCCCTTCCAGTTGCCGCCGGACCTGTTTTTCTGGAACCGCAAGTCCGCGCCCCTGACCCTGGCCTACACCTACAACCCGACGCCGCTGGGCAAGCAGTCGGCGCTGACGGTGAATGTGAACGACCTGTTCGCCGGCTCCTCGCCGCTGAGCGGTTCGCTCGATGCGGCCTCCCAGGCCGTCGAATACACCATCGGCCTGCCGACCGACCGGCTCTACCCGCAGGACAACAAGCTCGACATCTACTTCGGCTTCCAGATCGCGAAGGAAGGCGAGTGCAAGGACACCACGCCCGACACCCTGCGCGGCGCCCTGCTGGCCGATTCCAAGCTCGACCTGGTGGGCGTGCCCAACTTCATCAAGCTCCCCAACCTCGCCGTGTTCGGTAACGGCGGCTACCCCTACACCCGCCAGGTCGACTTCGCGCGCACGGCGGTGGTAATGGGCGACAGCGTCTCGCCCGGCGCGGCCTCGCTCTTCCTGAGCCTGATGGCGCACTGGGGCGGCCAGACCGGCTACCCCGCGCTGCGCCTGAGCGTGCTCAACCCCGCCGAGGCCCAGGCCCAGGCCGACAAGGACCTGATCGTCTTCGGCGAGCCCGGCCGCCAGCCCCTGCTGTCGAGCTGGGGCGAGCACCTGCCGCTGCGGGTCGGCAGCTCGGGCGGCGTGCAGCAGCAGGAGCTGGTCTGGAGCTGGAGCCGCCTGGCCCGCTTGCAGCCCTGGTGGCAGACCTTCGACGGTGAAGTCGGCGCCGGCGCGCTCGGCCAGTTGCTGGGGCAGGGCGTCTGGCCGCAGGCCCTGATCCAGCAGATCGTCTCGCCGCTGCACGACGAGCGCAGCGCCTCGCTGCTGATCGCCCGCGATGCCGAAGGCTGGAACCTGCTCGCCCAGGCCCTGCTGGATGGCGAGGCCCGGGCCGGCGTCTTCGGCAATGTCTCGGTGCTGACCGGCGACGGCAAGACCCGCTCCTTCATCGTCGAGTCGCCCGACTACACCCTGGGCAGCCTGCCGCCCTGGACCTGGCTGAGCTGGCGCCTGCACCATGCGCCCTGGGTCATCGCGGTCGTCGTGGCCCTGGCCGCCCTGCTGCAGGCCTTCATCCTGGGCATCTGGCTGCGCCGCCGCAGCCGCCGCCGGCTGGGAGAGAAGGCTTGA
- a CDS encoding tetratricopeptide repeat protein: MSLPRWGWTLLLHGALALPAAWAVTPEDLRFLREKASALETRGRGDLAAETWRQLLTVAPDDAEAIGRLGLLDAGAGRRKEAQDALARLRTVAPNAPWVARLEQQLALPPEGRGLIQDGGQAQARGDHAAALKLYDQALAGSEPPPPLADAYFKALAKTPGGKAAAQRRLRALIAAEPDQPRYALVLGELLSYDAPTRREGVSLLLPLQDRSDDIGPAARQAVAQAKRWGIPGGMPRAGTVVAQAAPERRVAAPQAAPAPRIEPPPPRPAPRMAEAAPRAAAAAPSARLGSLPPAPRPRRVQPVESSEAPAPSLAAAPSRAPQPAAGAEGSELQAGYAALRAGKLDEAERHFLSLSGRNPEATAYVEGLAEVRMAQRRYPDALELFDRLPASPKTEGRMREAMGYGALEIAAAEAEAGRPREALRYYLRADELLPRQIEVLIGLARAQSASGEREEALDTLGRALQLQPENLGLWQTQNDLLAQAGQYDSLLASEARMPAKVRNSLGRQIGHQLAIAQAAQQTGDRERSRKALDSAFLLHRTAPPGQQLQLAWLLREQGEAGLLQSVMGRLAEAKLDADQQRQFQQLRLLQAEAQAQAALERGDLNTARKAAGSLEASSARKLNADIALKTAWQQYEAKQDAALYRNLIGLYETPGLSEDQTRQVRELFRYGGDREAGALMQRKRHDDAAAIYEHLAGLFPDEAHYPRQLANVRLAAGQPAQALALLRELPDPATPAEYRAAVGAALGAGDRRQAAAWVDEALQQFPEDRSLLGLAAQVDEASGRYGQALKRYESVLGSTPGAAPAGRRYAPSAAPAAAPAPVRLPAFAGGDAP, encoded by the coding sequence ATGAGCTTGCCCCGCTGGGGATGGACGCTGCTGCTGCACGGGGCCCTGGCCCTGCCGGCGGCCTGGGCGGTCACGCCCGAGGACCTGCGCTTCCTGCGCGAGAAGGCCAGCGCGCTGGAAACCCGCGGCCGGGGCGACCTGGCCGCCGAAACCTGGCGCCAACTGCTGACCGTCGCGCCCGACGATGCCGAGGCCATCGGCCGGCTCGGCCTGCTGGACGCCGGCGCCGGCCGCCGCAAGGAGGCACAGGACGCGCTCGCCCGCCTGCGCACCGTGGCGCCCAATGCGCCCTGGGTGGCCCGGCTGGAGCAGCAGCTTGCCCTGCCGCCCGAAGGCCGCGGCCTGATCCAAGACGGCGGTCAAGCCCAGGCGCGGGGCGACCATGCCGCCGCGCTCAAGCTCTACGACCAGGCCCTGGCCGGCAGCGAGCCGCCGCCGCCGCTGGCCGATGCCTACTTCAAGGCCCTGGCCAAGACCCCGGGCGGCAAGGCCGCCGCCCAGCGCCGGCTGCGGGCGCTGATTGCCGCCGAGCCCGACCAGCCGCGCTATGCCCTCGTCCTGGGCGAACTGCTGAGCTACGACGCGCCCACCCGCCGCGAGGGCGTGAGCCTGCTGCTGCCCTTGCAGGACCGGTCGGACGACATCGGCCCCGCCGCCCGCCAGGCCGTGGCCCAGGCCAAGCGCTGGGGCATTCCCGGCGGCATGCCGCGGGCCGGCACGGTGGTGGCGCAGGCGGCACCCGAGCGCCGGGTGGCCGCACCCCAAGCGGCTCCGGCGCCGCGGATCGAGCCGCCGCCGCCGCGACCGGCGCCGCGCATGGCCGAGGCTGCGCCGCGGGCCGCCGCCGCCGCTCCTTCGGCCCGACTGGGCAGCCTGCCGCCCGCACCGCGACCGCGTCGCGTGCAGCCGGTCGAGTCTTCCGAGGCGCCCGCGCCCAGCCTGGCCGCGGCCCCCAGCCGCGCGCCGCAGCCCGCCGCCGGCGCCGAGGGCAGCGAGCTGCAAGCCGGCTATGCCGCCCTGCGCGCCGGCAAGCTGGACGAGGCCGAGCGTCACTTCCTGAGCCTGAGCGGTCGCAATCCCGAGGCCACGGCCTATGTGGAAGGGCTGGCCGAAGTCCGCATGGCCCAGCGCCGCTACCCCGATGCGCTGGAGCTGTTCGACCGCCTGCCCGCCTCGCCCAAGACCGAGGGCCGCATGCGCGAAGCCATGGGCTATGGCGCGCTGGAGATCGCCGCGGCCGAGGCCGAGGCCGGCCGCCCGCGCGAGGCGCTGCGCTATTACCTCCGCGCCGACGAGCTGCTGCCCAGGCAGATCGAGGTGCTGATCGGCCTGGCCCGCGCCCAATCGGCTTCGGGCGAGCGCGAAGAGGCGCTCGACACCCTGGGCCGCGCCCTGCAGTTGCAGCCCGAGAACCTGGGCCTGTGGCAGACGCAGAACGACTTGCTGGCCCAGGCTGGCCAGTACGACAGTCTGCTGGCCAGCGAGGCCCGCATGCCCGCCAAGGTGCGCAACAGCCTGGGTCGCCAGATCGGCCACCAGCTCGCCATCGCCCAGGCGGCGCAGCAGACGGGCGACCGCGAGCGCAGCCGCAAGGCCCTGGACAGCGCCTTCCTGCTGCACCGCACGGCCCCGCCGGGCCAGCAACTGCAACTGGCCTGGCTGCTGCGCGAACAAGGCGAGGCCGGCTTGCTGCAATCGGTGATGGGCCGCCTGGCCGAGGCCAAGCTCGACGCCGACCAGCAGCGCCAGTTCCAGCAACTGCGCCTGCTGCAAGCTGAGGCCCAGGCCCAGGCTGCGCTGGAACGCGGCGACCTCAACACCGCGCGCAAGGCCGCCGGCAGCCTGGAGGCCAGCAGCGCCCGCAAGCTGAATGCCGACATCGCGCTCAAGACCGCTTGGCAGCAATACGAGGCCAAGCAGGATGCCGCGCTCTACCGCAACCTGATCGGCCTCTACGAGACCCCCGGCCTCAGCGAGGACCAGACCCGCCAGGTGCGCGAGCTCTTCCGCTACGGCGGCGACCGCGAGGCCGGCGCCCTGATGCAACGCAAGCGCCACGACGATGCCGCAGCGATCTACGAGCACCTCGCCGGCCTCTTCCCCGACGAGGCGCACTACCCGCGCCAGCTTGCCAATGTGCGCCTGGCCGCCGGCCAGCCGGCCCAGGCCCTGGCCCTGCTGCGCGAGCTGCCGGATCCGGCCACGCCGGCCGAGTACCGCGCCGCCGTCGGCGCCGCACTCGGCGCGGGCGACCGCCGCCAGGCCGCCGCCTGGGTCGACGAGGCCCTGCAGCAGTTCCCCGAAGACCGCAGCCTGCTCGGCCTGGCCGCCCAGGTCGACGAGGCCAGCGGCCGCTATGGCCAGGCTCTCAAGCGCTATGAATCCGTGCTGGGCAGCACGCCGGGCGCGGCCCCGGCCGGCCGCCGCTACGCACCGTCCGCCGCCCCTGCCGCGGCCCCCGCCCCTGTCCGCCTGCCGGCCTTTGCCGGCGGAGATGCCCCATGA
- the miaA gene encoding tRNA (adenosine(37)-N6)-dimethylallyltransferase MiaA → MRPGLRLALAGPTASGKTAAALALAARLRARHGLAVEIVSVDSALVYRGMDCGTAKPSAAERAAVPHHLIDVIDPAEPFSAARFVAEAQAAMADIAARGALPLLVGGTMLYFKALFDGLDELPPADPALRAQIEAEAAARGWPALHAELAAVDPASAARLAPGDRQRVGRALEVWRASGRPLSAFHSGRFDKPARADSGPADTLLFSLEPQDRSGLHARIAQRFEAMLDGALPDELRALRARGDLHPELPSMRCVGYRQGWAVLDALAAQGHPAAVAGPLPPAARARWAEEGAAATRQLAKRQMTWLRSLPWRHVIAAETPAEAVADTLADALDARR, encoded by the coding sequence ATGAGGCCCGGCCTGCGCCTGGCCCTGGCCGGCCCCACCGCCAGCGGCAAGACGGCGGCGGCCCTGGCCCTGGCCGCGCGGCTGCGCGCGCGCCATGGCCTGGCGGTGGAGATCGTCAGCGTCGATTCGGCCCTGGTCTACCGCGGCATGGACTGCGGCACGGCCAAGCCCAGCGCAGCCGAGCGGGCGGCGGTTCCGCACCACCTGATCGACGTGATCGACCCGGCCGAGCCCTTTTCGGCCGCCCGCTTCGTGGCCGAGGCGCAGGCGGCGATGGCCGACATCGCGGCGCGCGGCGCGCTGCCCCTGCTGGTCGGCGGGACGATGCTGTACTTCAAGGCCCTGTTCGACGGCCTGGACGAGCTGCCGCCCGCCGACCCTGCGCTGCGCGCGCAGATCGAGGCCGAGGCCGCCGCCCGCGGCTGGCCGGCCCTGCATGCCGAGCTGGCGGCGGTGGACCCGGCCAGCGCCGCCCGCCTGGCGCCCGGCGACCGGCAGCGGGTGGGCCGCGCGCTGGAGGTGTGGCGGGCCAGCGGCCGGCCGCTGTCGGCCTTCCACAGCGGGCGCTTCGACAAGCCGGCCCGCGCCGACAGCGGCCCGGCCGACACCCTGCTCTTCAGCCTGGAGCCGCAGGACCGCAGCGGCCTGCATGCCCGCATCGCCCAACGCTTCGAGGCCATGCTGGACGGCGCCCTGCCCGACGAGCTGCGCGCCCTGCGCGCCCGCGGCGACCTGCATCCCGAGCTGCCCTCGATGCGCTGCGTGGGCTACCGCCAGGGCTGGGCCGTGCTGGATGCGCTGGCCGCCCAGGGCCACCCGGCCGCCGTGGCCGGCCCGCTGCCGCCCGCCGCCCGCGCCCGCTGGGCCGAGGAAGGCGCCGCCGCCACCCGGCAACTGGCCAAGCGCCAGATGACCTGGCTGCGCAGCCTGCCCTGGCGCCACGTGATCGCCGCCGAAACGCCGGCCGAGGCGGTGGCCGACACGCTCGCCGACGCGCTGGACGCGCGGCGCTGA